One part of the Arcanobacterium phocisimile genome encodes these proteins:
- the tpiA gene encoding triose-phosphate isomerase, which produces MARTPIMAGNWKMNLDHLEATALVQKLGWTLNDLKHDFDAVECVVVPPFTDIRSVQTLVDAEEFKITYGAQDVSINDEGAFTGEISTTMLDKLGVSYVVVGHSERREYHGETNELIGKKAKKVLDAGMTPIVCCGEALEIRKEGTHVSYVLGQIEAMFANLTAAEVAKLVIAYEPIWAIGTGEVATPADAQEVCGAIRGKIAEMFDAPTAEAVRIQYGGSVKSSNVVEIMAQPDVDGALVGGASLKAEEFAKIVTFQQA; this is translated from the coding sequence ATGGCACGTACACCAATTATGGCTGGTAACTGGAAGATGAACCTCGATCATCTCGAAGCTACCGCACTCGTACAGAAGCTCGGCTGGACTCTCAATGACCTCAAGCATGATTTCGATGCTGTTGAGTGTGTTGTTGTTCCACCATTCACCGATATCCGCTCTGTACAGACTCTTGTTGACGCTGAAGAGTTCAAGATCACCTACGGCGCACAGGATGTTTCCATCAACGACGAAGGTGCATTCACCGGCGAAATCTCCACCACCATGCTCGATAAGCTTGGCGTGAGCTACGTCGTCGTTGGCCACTCTGAGCGTCGTGAGTACCACGGTGAAACCAACGAGTTGATCGGCAAGAAGGCCAAGAAGGTCCTCGACGCTGGCATGACCCCAATCGTCTGCTGCGGCGAGGCTCTTGAGATCCGTAAGGAAGGCACTCACGTGTCTTACGTTCTCGGCCAGATCGAAGCAATGTTCGCTAACCTTACCGCTGCTGAAGTAGCTAAGCTCGTTATCGCTTACGAACCAATCTGGGCTATCGGCACCGGTGAGGTTGCAACTCCAGCTGACGCACAGGAAGTTTGCGGCGCTATTCGCGGCAAGATTGCTGAAATGTTCGATGCTCCAACCGCTGAAGCAGTACGCATTCAGTACGGTGGCTCGGTCAAGTCCTCCAACGTTGTTGAGATCATGGCACAGCCAGATGTTGACGGAGCTCTTGTTGGCGGCGCATCCCTCAAGGCAGAAGAATTCGCTAAGATCGTCACCTTTCAGCAGGCCTGA
- the secG gene encoding preprotein translocase subunit SecG — protein sequence MAILEIIITVLLVISSLLLIGSILLHKGRGGGISDMFGGGISTAMRSSGVAEKNLNRITVIVALVWITCVILLGLITKVNF from the coding sequence GTGGCGATTCTCGAAATCATTATCACCGTCCTCCTAGTTATCTCTAGCTTGCTCCTTATCGGCAGCATCTTGTTGCACAAAGGCCGAGGCGGCGGTATCTCAGATATGTTCGGTGGCGGCATCTCAACTGCTATGCGTTCTTCTGGTGTCGCAGAGAAGAACCTCAACCGTATTACGGTTATTGTGGCACTCGTGTGGATCACTTGCGTTATTCTCCTTGGTCTGATCACAAAGGTGAATTTCTAA
- the tkt gene encoding transketolase encodes MTSLTWTDLDEQAVRYGRVLAADAVQKAGNGHPGTAISLAPAAYLLFHKVMRHDPADPQWLGRDRFVLSIGHSSLTLYTQLFYSGYGLELDDLKALRTYHSQTPGHPEYGWTPGVEMTTGPLGQGLASAVGMAIAARRERGLFDAQAPAGQSPFDHFVYVVCGEGDLEEGVTSEASSLAGTQKLGNLIVIFDDNQISIEDDTVIALSEDILARYEAYGWHTQHVAWRDAEKGEYAEDVDALYAAIEAAKQVTDRPSIIKLSTIIAWPSPTKQNTGASHGSTLGEEEIRGLKLALGLDPEETFQMPAEVLDGVRENARKRAADAHSTWDPAFAQWQASSPDEAALLERLQKRELPAGWETQLPTFEAGTSIATRAASGKVLTALKDVLPELWGGSADLAGSNNTTMAGEPSFLPQGRSSVAFAGHEYGRTLHFGIREHAMGSILNGISLHGLTRPYGGTFFVFSDYMRPAVRLAALMHVPSIFVWTHDSVGVGEDGPTHQPIEHLWSYRAIPEFDMVRPADANETVYAWRGILERDSNPAGLILSRQNLPVFERGEGEAHGGTLASAAGVLRGGYVLADVEKLDVVLIATGSEVAVALEARTILAEQGIGARVVSMPCIEWFNDQDADYRESVIPASVKARVSVEAGSTFGWHSIIGDAGVAVGIDHYGASANGNFLLKEYGMNGENVAAAARESLSRI; translated from the coding sequence ATGACGTCACTTACATGGACAGACTTAGATGAGCAGGCAGTGCGATACGGTCGTGTGCTTGCTGCTGACGCTGTGCAAAAAGCAGGCAATGGGCACCCCGGAACAGCGATTTCCCTCGCCCCAGCCGCTTACCTACTGTTCCACAAAGTCATGCGACATGATCCAGCTGATCCGCAATGGCTGGGCCGCGACCGGTTCGTGCTTTCCATCGGGCACTCCTCGCTCACTCTCTACACCCAGCTGTTCTATTCCGGATACGGCCTAGAACTCGACGATCTTAAAGCCCTGCGCACCTACCACTCACAAACACCAGGCCACCCAGAATACGGCTGGACCCCAGGTGTAGAGATGACAACCGGCCCGCTGGGTCAAGGTTTAGCATCGGCTGTCGGTATGGCAATCGCGGCGCGTCGCGAACGCGGCTTGTTCGATGCGCAGGCACCAGCTGGCCAAAGCCCGTTCGACCACTTCGTATACGTGGTCTGTGGCGAAGGTGACCTCGAAGAAGGCGTCACCTCTGAGGCGTCATCCTTGGCCGGCACACAAAAGCTTGGCAACCTCATCGTCATTTTTGACGACAACCAGATCTCCATTGAAGACGATACCGTCATCGCCTTGAGTGAAGACATCCTCGCCCGTTACGAAGCATATGGTTGGCACACCCAGCACGTTGCATGGCGCGATGCGGAAAAGGGCGAATATGCTGAAGACGTCGATGCGCTCTACGCTGCTATTGAAGCAGCAAAGCAGGTCACCGATCGCCCTTCAATTATTAAGCTTTCGACCATCATCGCTTGGCCAAGCCCAACTAAGCAGAACACGGGCGCATCCCACGGTTCGACATTGGGTGAGGAAGAAATCCGCGGCTTGAAACTCGCTCTTGGTCTCGATCCGGAAGAAACCTTCCAGATGCCAGCCGAGGTGCTCGACGGCGTACGCGAGAACGCTCGCAAGCGTGCCGCTGATGCGCACTCGACGTGGGATCCGGCCTTCGCACAGTGGCAGGCCTCCTCGCCAGATGAAGCCGCACTATTGGAGCGCCTACAAAAGCGCGAATTACCTGCCGGTTGGGAAACGCAGTTGCCGACCTTCGAGGCTGGCACCTCTATCGCTACCCGTGCCGCGTCAGGAAAAGTGCTTACCGCACTGAAGGACGTCCTTCCGGAACTCTGGGGCGGCTCAGCCGATCTTGCCGGTTCGAATAATACGACGATGGCCGGCGAACCATCGTTCTTGCCACAGGGCCGATCCTCGGTAGCTTTTGCCGGGCACGAATACGGACGTACGCTTCACTTCGGTATCCGCGAGCACGCTATGGGATCGATCCTCAACGGTATCTCGCTCCACGGCCTAACCCGCCCATATGGCGGAACCTTCTTCGTGTTCTCTGACTACATGCGCCCGGCTGTTCGTTTAGCAGCATTGATGCATGTGCCGTCGATCTTCGTCTGGACCCACGACTCTGTTGGTGTTGGTGAAGACGGTCCAACCCACCAACCGATCGAACACTTGTGGTCTTACCGCGCTATTCCGGAGTTCGATATGGTTCGCCCAGCAGACGCGAATGAAACCGTCTACGCCTGGCGTGGAATCTTGGAGCGCGATTCGAACCCAGCTGGTTTGATTCTTTCGCGCCAGAACCTGCCAGTCTTCGAACGCGGTGAGGGCGAAGCTCACGGTGGTACCCTGGCAAGCGCTGCTGGCGTTCTTCGTGGCGGATACGTTTTGGCTGACGTCGAAAAGCTCGACGTGGTTCTGATCGCGACCGGTTCCGAAGTTGCGGTTGCGCTCGAGGCACGAACCATTCTGGCTGAGCAAGGTATTGGCGCACGTGTTGTCTCCATGCCATGTATCGAATGGTTCAACGATCAAGATGCTGACTACCGTGAATCTGTTATTCCAGCAAGCGTTAAGGCTCGTGTTTCGGTTGAAGCCGGTTCGACCTTCGGATGGCACTCGATTATTGGAGATGCTGGCGTGGCTGTAGGCATCGACCACTATGGTGCTTCGGCAAACGGTAACTTCTTGCTCAAGGAGTACGGCATGAACGGCGAGAACGTTGCTGCTGCTGCTCGTGAGTCGCTGTCGCGAATCTAA